A window of Carassius auratus strain Wakin unplaced genomic scaffold, ASM336829v1 scaf_tig00000254, whole genome shotgun sequence genomic DNA:
cttgtagcttctcttgtcccaaaaccatctcgggtcatttatttcacccgtacgtttgcgcttcacagaacgtgcaggcaaagcataatcatgatccataactaagttattgatattggtttaaatacgaatataaacaatataaatataaaatataatagtctcgatcacggctactactttttcttcttcgtctcttctttgtttgtgttcacctttgtatttgccagttccgcaggaagttagataaactagaggggtcaaagtttatatgacgccatagacgggcgacaaaacggaaataaagaaacatgccgtgtcttctaattaaactataattttctccagatttgaaagttcgtggaaactgtcgggatgatgtaagtacacaactaaaaaatatatataacatagatatagtgatttctgctatttttaaagcagaaaaattacatattgcgcctttcaAATGTAATAAGCATTGTAACTCTttcaattactttaataaaggtgcaatatgtaatattttcaattatctatttacagaaatgcaatataattttcagaggtgtataaagaccTTTCTTAATGAacagttatgtttttattacattagaTTGAGCTATTTCTATCTACATACACCGCGGGTCCTCCTTATTTGGAAGTCGCCACCATCTACAGTAGCCCTAAACGGACAAACTGTTCTACAGAGCGTTTCGTCACTTTGTTGTATTtgtgaataaaacactgacaaaaTGATTGGCAAGTACATTAAAATTCGcaataacattgatttattgaataattaaataaatataattccttgatttacctttgtaaagaaatctcattgtACTCTGTTGTCTTCACTGATGACATCTTGACCTGTGTCTGACACCGTAGCACCGTAGGGAGGGGTGAGTGGGGGACTGAGCCGTTGGTTGCAATTCTCAAACTCACCGCTAGATGCCGCTAAAAATTACACAGTGCACCTTTAAAGTAATGTAAAATTcaattttgattacttttaaaataattttctacatttctaatgaatgttttcaactgataatcattttcaaacatttaaagcaggcaggtgTAACCTTACAGTAGGACTCAACTCTGATtaaagattttaaacatttaatttcacggCATCAGACTTTAGCACCTCTGTATACGTTGAGATCATTTGGAAGTTAAATACTAAATTGAAACCATAgtagttaaaggtgctgtagggaaaatattttttacatatttattaaacctgtcattatgtcctgacagtagaatatgagatgttttttacactttgtttgtgttcaaaatgtagaaaaatgtatataataagcgagtacaccatgaatcaattttccaaaccgtgtttttggcttgtcctgaatcactagggtgcacctataataagtgtttatattctgactattttagattgcttcggggataccgcggcggaataacccagtacctttgtgattcttcatagacataaacagagagaagtagttccggctacgatggtcttccgcaagacgcaagcagttctgtttattaaccgctagagcgtcaaaagttccctaccgcagctttaaatagctatgatattctgtttttgaaatcaaatcattGCATATGGAAACATTggggggtgaaaaaaaaaatataaacacacagaatagcaaacagttaaatattaaaaataaataaagcatatacatAAACCTAAAGAGGAACTGAAACACTTAAATAAGCATGAAAACTTCTGAAACATTGTTCTCATATTTTAGAGcggtccaaaaaacaaaaaactaaatgtgtgtgtgtgtgtgtgtgtgtgaaaatatttagATGTAACCCctctttgtaatcattaacatattcataagtaactgtaacatattaaattacataactatgttacatgtaactagttactcccaacactgaatataatataatataatataatataatataatataatataatataatataatataatataatataatataatataatataatataatataatataatataatatgaaaatgtatttaaagagtGATACCCACTAGGGATTAGGTATAATATGTGTGGGGAAAAAATGATTAAGGCACAATAATtcatctttttaaacactttggcGTCAATGTTTATTTAGTCATAACATAAAGTAAAAAAGGAAAGAATGTTACGAGACAAAATCGACATAAAATGAAGGACAAAAATTTCCCTTTTACTTTAGCCTTTAAAATACCTTGATTGAGTACGTGATATACAGTATTTGCAACTCATCTGTTACTACAGCAAGCATATCAAGAGTATGCATGACATTTATGAAGTTGTGGATAACCAAAAATGTCTtatgatatttataatataaccAAATTGACTGGTGATTTGAAAAAAGACAAGTACAGTATGTCACAATGTATGCTCATTTCATGTTAATTCTTTGGTGATAAGTACCATTATGATTTACTGTATGAAAAATGGCTTACAGTACGGCTCACTGGGATTTTGTGCAATACTTCATCTGTACTTTAAAGTGCAAGTAGCTAAACCTTACTAAAGCGGTGCAAGATTCATGTACACAATACCAAAAATAACTCTAAATGTAGAAAATACTAATGAACTTGCACATTTCCAAAAAAAGACCATTGTTGCTATTTGATGTCAAAATGTAATGCTGATCACTTTTGAATACGGGGCATGAGACACTGCATTTTTCAGGAACATTTTTAGTCTTAAGGCTCAATTCGATCATTGGTGTTCAAGTATAAAAATCATGATGCTCCATTCAAGCATCACGGATGAAGCCCTATAGCCTCACCCTACTCACACAGGGGCCTAATTCCTAGGCCTATTTTCCCCTCTTTTTCCAATCCATTGGCTTCCACTGTGTGGTGCATTATGGGTAATTTGTAATCTCCATTCTGTCCAATAATTCCCCTCAGTCCTCGGCCTCCTCTTCATCTGTCCTTTTGGATTTGAGCCGCTGGAAACAGTGGATAGTGGAGGCCAGAAAGAAACTGGCAATAATGGCTGCCACTGAAATACAAATTCCAGAAAAAATGACTATGAGATAATCAGTGAGAGTCAGCAATCCTCGACACTCCCGGAAACTGTCCTCAGAAAGCACACTGAGGGACACCTGCCGCCCGTCCCCTGGAAGAGAGCACTCCATACCATCTAACCCtggaaaagaaaaagacagagaggGGAACAATCTCAGAAAAGACCTTGTGGTGTATTTAGTTTAGATTAACTTTTGTGTTTTTGGACTAAAATATAaagtgcattgaaaaaaaaaaattatatatatatatatatatatatatatatatatatatatatatatacacacacacacacagtataagaATTACTGATTTCACATTATCTGACCTTAAGGGCACATTGAATCATTTGGTGAAGAGTCCCTGGAACATTCAGTTCAGTCTCTCATGAGTAGTGTTCAGTTACCGGACTTGTATGAGTTTCCAAACCAGCTCACATGTCAGGTCACTAATGTCCCAAGCATCCTCACAATATCATCAACAAACATTATCCAAGGTTGACCAAACCCTCCCActttctgcactttttttttcaatctcaACAATTTCAGAATATTTCAAATCATATGATAAAATGATAAACCAGTCTGCACAAAAATGCACTTAGTATATATACACTGAATTTGTATACAGATATTTCAGATTAAATAAAGGAATaaggtgtatatactgtatactattgTTAAATTTAGCTTgtggtcagtaagactttttttaattattcagaaaggatttttttattattaatccgAAGTGACAGTATTTATAAGATATTACAAGATTTctattctaaataaatgttgttctttcaaactttatgttcatcaaagaaacctgaaaaaagtatcatggttttccacaaaaagaataaaaatttagttaaataaaaaaaaaaccctgctttcttgagcagcaattcaGGATATTATTGGCTGCTGACAATatagtaatgactgctgaaaatttacaggaataaataaaattgtataatattattggTTTTGCTGTATTtcgaacaaataaatacaaactttatgagcaaaaactaaaattacacgTTGCTAATTAAATGGAAAGTtccttctgtgttttttttattattataaaaaaaaataactgtccGTTTCAGTTTATTCtttccatttaatttatttttgttcagctCTTTAACGGCCATTTGATGGTCACAAATCCAGACAGTGTATCGCTTCAAAGGATAATAAATGAGCAAGCGGACTTCATTAACACACACTCAAAACTCAAGGCTATATACTCCATTTGAACATGTGCACTAGCACTCAATGCCATTACATTCAAGTGCTGAGCTAGAATGAGCTTGTTTTCCAAACTCATGCTTGATTTGCACCGGAAAACAAAGGGATTATGATACTGACACATCTGTTTGAGATCAAGCTTTAAAAAGGCATCTATAGgaattattactaaataaaatgtaacagaAATGAACAGATTATAATCAGTATACAGAAATATGCTTCACTGTAGAGTAGTGGTGTTATTACTTGGACATTTCTGAATCTAGCAATAACACTGCAGCTATGACTCAGAAAACTCCGGTTACATAACGGCAAGATAAGATGTGAGATGGGATGCTTTCCAATTTTGTTTTCTCCTGTCTTTATGAGGACCGTTTGTGAAGTATTCCTCGTTGGTGTGTATTCAGATTTTCACAGAGGGAGGTTTAATCTCCTTTCAGCTGTGTGATCAGCGGACACCAGATGACAGATTTGAAGCGGAACATCGCCTACGTAATACAGCCacgctgacagacagacacaacaGAGCGGCAGAGCTTCACAGCCCCATCTCTCCTCTAATTGCATTCACGCTTAAAACCCCTTGTGATTCTGCGTAACCGTTTGTGCTTTGGCAGAGAGAAACTGGAATTGTAtcagataaaataataacaaattgcATTCTAATCAGTATAAACCCTCTGTGTCATAACACAATGCCACCATGCTTGTTTATGTCATTGGCCAAAGTGAGTTGACGTCATCCTCAAACGTGTGAGGCAGTAAGTGGAGGATGAGGATGAGTCAGTCCATCCAGAAGGGGTTTTCCACATGCAGGGGATTCAGTGACCTCAGCCTCCTTTGTTGGGTCTGTCACGTGGCTGTTTGCCCTGCTCTACGAGCTCATCTAATGTTTTATGACGCCAGAGCTTCAGTGTTTTACGCTGGAGATCCCCCAGAGTGAACAACACAAATCACCAACACGCGTGTACATGCTTTTACCCATTTAGAAAAATCTCACAGTGGCCACAAGCGCACTCAGCCGACTAGTGTTATCTAATTTGCTGTCACCACATATATGTAACAAGAGGACATATATGTGACACTGCCATGATCTTATGTTTGCATTATTGAAATGAATCAAAGCTGTGCATTTGTAGTGTAATACAGATGAATATATAAATCCCATTATAATTAGGTCTCTCTATTCAGATGAAACTGATTTCATTCAATACATCTGATCTGCTTAAAATCCTGTAGACCTGTGATGTGTTATGACGTGGTAACCTCTTGGCTCTGTTTGTTGACCTTTGAGGGTTGTTTAAAGAGTTGTGTGTGCGCCTGTCACATATATGCATGTCACTTCACATGCTTACATACTCAGCAGTGTATTTGGTGGAAATCTTGGTTCTTGCTTCTGAAAGACTGGATATCTGATAACCAGGCAACTGAAAGTGTGCCAGAAGTGTGCTATCATCAGTATCACATTCAATGTTAGGTTGAATAATGGATGTTACGTGTTCATCCATACCCAAGTGCCAGAATTACAACGCTGTAAGGAAGTTTAAACTATTGGCCTTTGGACTATATGAATTAAAGACTACATTATGATGGAttcatacaatatttaaaaattgtgTGTCACTTTTGTTTATCAATACATGATGTAATTACACTGAATTGCATTGTTACAGAGAATTGTGTATACATTCTTTGACCACAATGAAACAATGGCTAAACGTGCAATATTTGCCCATAACATTTAGACTAAATGTCATGTCCCCTTTGGTAAAACCAACATACTGTATACTTAGTAAAGACACAGTAACAATACAATACATTCACCTGCTTGGAAGAAAATAAATTTGACTTAGTCCATAATATGGTCCATattgttattttctttcatttttaactgtttattttaaccaaaatatcatatattatataattatcttcAAGATTTAATAGTAAACCCAATTTATATCTTGCTAATAATCTGTAAATTACACAGAAGAAGTGTCATTCACAATGACATTtacaatgacataaaaaaaaagaaaactgtgcaGGGTCTATAGGCTGCAAACATTTGTGAATGAGTGAAAGGATGTTGTTTACAAACACAGTAGACCTTCTTTGTCTCTGCTGACAAAGGAACAAACATCCTGTTAATGTTAAATTGATGGGAACAGTTAATATTATTACTCTGGAAATGGACTCTAATTAAATGATGATGTGATTTAGAAGTTACAACTGGAAAATGTCAGACACGATCTCAGTCTCATAagctacaaaatagtcaaataaacttCAAATGACTAAGGATTAAGCAAATCTTTCTCTTAATATGGAGTTTAATCCAATCACAAAGATTCACACCTATGACGATAAGTAAAAATATGTGACTTGAGACTTTAAATCAAAGTATTTGGTTACGTTTCCAAcagtaaaaatttacattttaatataaaatgcttATATTActgcacaaacaaacaacaaaacaaaaaaggtttgGTTGCATAACAAAACCACTGCATGTGTTCCCAGCACTTGGTTTGTATACATTACAGAAATGTGCAACCAAAAcccaaactaattttttttatattgacatGTTCATAACTTGCAACCTAATGCGCTTCAAAGGGAGAGTGAGGATCATGCATATACATTTGATGCAGCTGTAGAGCTCAACTTGACCTCAACCTTGGACTAGTGGTAAGTGAACTAATGACCAACAGATACTGTAACCCAAGGAGTACATTTACCTCAATTTCATCCTTTAGTTACCACTCAAATTAATGTCAACAAAGAGGACAAGACATGAAACAAATTTAGGGAACATGTTGTGTGGCATAGGTTTCATGAATAATGGACAAGAATATTTAGCATATTCTAGTAATCACCTATGGTGTGTCGACCTCTTTGTCTTGGTTTGAACACATTTTCATGCATTATTGAGCTAAACGCAAGATTCGGTGGAAGCATTTAATACAACAAGTGTCATAATTTCTACAATTGAGAGATTCAATCAATTGAATTACTAGCCCATCATGCTAATGTGATGAGTCAAAAGGTTCAGTCTCAGTTGTAAGCCACCAGTGGGTTGTTAAGCATCCCTATCCCAAACATAATAATACCACCCACATGTATGTTCTATTCAGAAAGAAGATCTTAAGCATCAGCACTTCTCACCCTCAATCTTACTGACCCTTTGGATCTTTCACAGGTGGTCCACTACAGACTGTGAGGGTTAAAGTGATTCAAATGGTCTATAGTGTATGAAAAAAGTATGACATTATTTCATGCAGATCAGGAAAGCAAGATTTAAGCAGCTTACCAGTTGGGAGCTTGTGACGATTCTCCAATAGCCACAGAAAGAGTTTGGCAAAGTTGCAATTGCACAACCAGGGGTTCCCTTCCAGGCGTATCACCCGCAAAGAAGGCAACTGGCTCAACACCCCAACGTCCAGAACAGAGAGGGCATTCCTCTCCAGCTCGAGCTCTCGTAAAGAGGTGAGGCCCGCAAAGGCATCCTTGCTGACCATATTCAAATATGGATTGTTCCCCAGTCGTAGCTTGATCAGACTACGGGATTCCCCGAAAGTTCCTGAGGGGATCTCAGTCAAGTTGTTGCTCCCAAGGTCAAGGTAGACCAGTCTGGAGAATGTGCTCAGAATCCCAGGTTCAAGCCTTGTTAGGGAGTTATTCCTCAGATCCAGGTACACCAAATCACTGTAGAGAACCAGGAAATCAGAAGGGATCCAGGGAATCCAGTTGTTAGACAGAAGGAGTCTCCGTACGTCCAAAGGGATGGAATCTGGAAGACGGGTGAGTCCTTGACCGGTGCAGTCCACGGTGTGATGGTCTGGACACAAGCAGCTGGATGGGCAGTTGTACCCCCACGTTAACAAGGTAGAGGATAGCAAGGCAAGGAAAGGCTGAAACCAGCGAACACATGAGAACATTGTCAAGAGGGTGCGAGGTGAAGGGGAGATTGGGGGGATTAAGAGAGGGAGGTTTGGAGAGGGGTAGAGGAGAGGGGATGGGGTAAAGGGTCAGGGGGCGAGATACTAGGAAAGGGGACAGGGGCGCATCTGGAGATGATAGGAGTCAGGGTTGTCGCGAAAGCATCTTTTCTTGTCTCCTTGATTGCAATCTACAAAGGCTCGAGCAACAGCAAGCGGCTACAAAGACACGGAACTCTGTTTTCCACGAGATCATGTAGCAGGCAGTGTGGGTCGTGTGGCAGCCCGCTGGCTTCTGAGCATGAAAGGGGAGGAGAGACAGCGATCGAGAGAATGTGGGGAAGAGAGAGAGCGTGCAATGCAAAGGATTAGAAAAGAGGTAAACAGAGACGAGTGAACCAGAGACTGGGATGCGCTGTGGGCATGGAGAGGGGAGGGGAGTGTGACGACTGAAAGGGAGGTGTAGCCCACTCGGTTTACCCACACTCAAAAGGgaattttgattatttaattcaaatgtacACTATTTGTATCCTGGTCCATAGGCTTATGTTCTTGTTTACAGTGCCATATATACCTTGGTGCCCATAACACATTTGACCCAAGGCTATGGTTGCAAGTCTAATTCCATCCTGATTACATAGCTAATGATTTGTTGGCAACACATTTGGCTTCTTTTCTTTTGTCCTCCTATTCATTCAGCGTAGTGCATAATTTTATATTCTGGCTCCATTGCCATGGTGATGGATGTGACGATTAACATGGGGCTGTGTGCATACAGATTACTGCCCTCAAAGTGAGAGATGGTGACTGTAAATAACTGTGTGAACCTCAGTGAAGATGATCATTGCATGATACAAATTAGAAACTGGACGCAAAACCTTCTGACCTCGTCACAGCTGCACAACTCAGTCACACGTCTACGTCCTAAATGTAAATGACTGTTCTCAAAATCACGACGCTTTTAAAAAGTCCCCATTTTATACGAATTGAGAGgaataataaaaagattttgaCAGTACCTCTTTTGCAGTGCATTTATGAAAGTGGTCATTATTCATCGATTTTCcagctgttgttgtttatttttgtcgCTCTGTGTTCTGAATTCATGTTTACTCCTGTGCTGCTGTAAATCTCCAGGCAAATAGAACACATGCTGTCACCACAGACAGCTTTCCTCTTACACACACTGGAGAATATCTTGGCACAGCCCAATGGAATTACACAATACTCCCATAGGTCATATTGTAACCTTGACCTTTCTGGCAGGCATCACCAGGGGGGGAAAAAAGACTTGCCTTTGACCTTTTTCATGTGgcacttttttgaaaaaatatcaaCTTGAAATGTTACTTCCTCTGGTGTCCCTGTAAAAGAAACAAATGTCA
This region includes:
- the LOC113068879 gene encoding leucine-rich repeat-containing protein 38-like: MFSCVRWFQPFLALLSSTLLTWGYNCPSSCLCPDHHTVDCTGQGLTRLPDSIPLDVRRLLLSNNWIPWIPSDFLVLYSDLVYLDLRNNSLTRLEPGILSTFSRLVYLDLGSNNLTEIPSGTFGESRSLIKLRLGNNPYLNMVSKDAFAGLTSLRELELERNALSVLDVGVLSQLPSLRVIRLEGNPWLCNCNFAKLFLWLLENRHKLPTGLDGMECSLPGDGRQVSLSVLSEDSFRECRGLLTLTDYLIVIFSGICISVAAIIASFFLASTIHCFQRLKSKRTDEEEAED